A stretch of DNA from Spirosoma endbachense:
GTCGGTCGTGCTCGTTCATCGTATTTATAAACTGTTAATCGCCATAAACGGCTTGAAAGAATGCATCCACCTTGTGCTGATCTTCAGGAAAATTATACACGTCAACAATCTTACCTTCGTCAATTTTCCAGAGCAGGCACGACATTGAATTCAGGTTATGGTCGCCCTCCAGCGAACTCCAGTTCTGGTGACAGTCAATGACAAAGTGATCATTTACCCCCATCACAATGGGGCTGGCCTGAAAAGCAGCCTTACTTAATTGAGAAAAATAGGCCATAACCTCGGCAATGCCGTTTTTCACACCGCTTAACGGGTGATTTCCAGGAATATGCCACCGAATAGCAGGCGAAAGAATTTGTTCAATGGCTGGCTGATCGTTGGTTGCGTAAGCCTGAAAAAATGTATGAATAAGGTCGAGATTAGGATGGTTTGCCATGATCGATTGACTAGCGTGATAAATCTGGCTGCAAAGCTAGGTGCATCAACGGCAGGAAAATTATGAAAAAAGGACTAAGTTTTGTTTGTTTAGGCCATGAGTAGACAATTTGTAAGCTGTTCCTCAATTATTGACCAGACAACCAGCCCGTTCGTTATCTATCATCAGCAACTGGGTTGTTTTCATTCCGATTGGCATCAGCATGCCTGGGGCCAACTGATCTATGCCGAAAAGGGTTGTGTCCACCTAACCTGCGTGGGAAAAACCATATTACTTCCTGGCTGGTATGGCGCCTGGATTCCGGCCGATACGTACCATAAAATCTGGTCGGACAGTGTTCAGCTACACATGCGGGCGATCTGCTTCCCGGTATCGCCTGTCAATAATTCGCTGAACAATCAGCTTTCCGTGTTTCCTGTTTCGGCTTTGCTTCGGGAAATGATCCGTTATACCGAAAAATGGAGCCAGAGCGATCAGGAGGAGCTGCCAGTCAATACGTTTTTGCAGGCGATTCAGAATCTGCTGCCGGAAGAGATCAAGAAGGCAATACCTGTTTGTTTGCCTTCTACCCAGCATGAGAAGCTAGCTCAGGTCATCGACTACCTACAGTTGCATCTGTCCGAAAAAGTCAGCATCCAGCAGATAGCCAGGCATTTTGGGTTATCGGTCCGCACGTTAACCCGGCTATTTACGCAGCAACTGGGTACTTCCTTTTCGAGCTTCTGCAAAATAGCCCGAATCATGAAAGCATTGGAGTTGATTGAAACGGGTCATGACAACGTTTCGCAATTAGCCGATCTTGTCGGGTACGAAAGCCTGTCTACCTTTAGCAACAATTTTCTGGAAATTTGCGGCAACCGCCCTTTGCATTTCATTCAGGCAAAAAAACGTTAATTCCAGCTACTTTTTTATTCTCCCGCCATTGGATCGGGGGTTCCATCCGGATCGCCCTGAACAGTGCCGTGCGTTGGCAGATTATTTCCCCGAATAAATAATAACCCTGCTACGTGAGGGGCCGCCATCGACGTACCACTCAACGTTGCGTACTTTCCATCTTTATAGGTCGATGTGATCCGTACACCATAGGCGCAGACATCTACGCTGTTGCCAAAATTGGAAAACGAAGCGAACTGGTTCGTCTGACTCATTGCCGATACAGTAAAGACATTGGCATGATTGACACGTGCCGGCGAATAATTGTCGCTGTTTTTACTGTCATTGCCAGCAGCAATCGCAAACAGAATACCGGCATTAGCTGCCTTCAGAATGGCGTTTTCCAGCGTAGTCGAAATCCCCTCACCTCCCAGGCTCATATTGACCACATCGCCTGCCTTGCCGTTTTGCGTCACATAGTTCACCGCCTGAATGATCCCCGATAAACGGCCTTCTCCATCATCGTCAAGAACCCGCAGCGCAACCAGACGCGCGCCGGAAGCCACGCCCGTTATACCAACGTTATTGTTCTTCGCACCAATGATCCCGGCAACATGCGTGCCGTGGCCGTTCTCATCATCGGCCGATGTTTGTCCGCTCACAAATGATCTACTACGCTCCGTATCGACATTCAGATCCGGATGATCCAGATCAATGCCGGTATCGATAATCCAGGCTGTTTTGGTCGTTTGCAGATCACCACGCCCATAGCCGGTCTGCCGAATGTTCCAGAGCAGTGTCGACGTTGTCTGCACATCCACACAATTGCAAATAGACATGATCCGGTCTTGCTCAATCGACGCTACCGTCGGGTCCAGTCGTACCCGTTCCAGTTCGCTGGTCGTCAGATGGGCCAGAAAACTAGTCTGTTCGCCCGATCCCAGCACATCGACCTGAGCATCGGCTACCTGATAGTGAGTCAGGAATTGTTCGGCTGAGGCTTCGGCGGCTGCGATTCGAGCACCGGGTGCCGTGGGCAGTGATTCTGTCGGCTGATATGTAACAATGTAAGAACCGGCAATTGCCACCCCATTATTCGAAGAAGCTTTAACCAGACAGTCGGCCGAAAAGCCGGTCGGTTCCAGTGTACTATCAGTCTGGCAACCGAATAAACTAACGCCAACAAGAGCGACATTGATGAGTGTCGCAAACGGGAGTAAACGTCGCATGAGTCTGTACGAAAGTGAAGAAAGAAGGAAATAATAAAAGCGTACAAATCACTTCATGCTCAGTCGATATTCATTCGTTTAGGTAGATATACGCAGAAAACGGAAAAGTCGTTGCGTACCTTGTTGACGCTATCAATTATTTTCCGGAGAGGGGAATAAACACGACCCGACCGGCGGCCGGAAACCGGGTTTCTGCGATAGGATGGCCATATCGCCGGTAGAATGCCATTGCCTGGTCGGGCGTCAATAAATCGGGATACAGGTTGATGCCAGCGAAATTATTGGTATGCAAAAACGTATCGAGAAATTGCCAGTCCTGATCTGTAAACGAATAACCGGGCTTTAGAAGTCGAGGCCAGCCATCGCGCAGAAAGGGTTGAATCTGATCGGGATGCAATCGCCCGAAATATTGCCCGACACCATTTTTGTCGTAAAACCGGCGGAACGTAAAAACAGCATTTTGCTGGTCGTAATACGGGCAAAGGCCTTCTTTGGCCCCTACGCCATCGGCTCCAATCGTACAGAATGGCCAGTCGAGAACTGCTATACCAGGCTGTTTCTTCACCACAGCGCAGTATTGAATCAGACTTTCGGAAGCCAGATTGGCAGGAACAAATAAGCGCATGTGATAACCCGTGAACCACTCCAATCCCATGAGAATGAGCACGAACACGCCAACTGTCCGGGCCGGTTTCTGTTGTGGCCATTGAACGGGTAATGCCAGCAAACCCAGTAAAACAGGATAAACCAGGCTGGACCGTCCACCATGGCGGTTAAAACTAAACCACGGAAATAGTTTTAGCGTGGGCAATAACACCGGATGATAGAGCAGGCACAATACGAGCATACCGACTACTGGCAGCCACAAAGCCACTCGCTGACGGATTTGCCACCAGCCAATTCCGGCCAGAACGACTAAATACAAGCCGGGGCTTCCCT
This window harbors:
- a CDS encoding nuclear transport factor 2 family protein, giving the protein MANHPNLDLIHTFFQAYATNDQPAIEQILSPAIRWHIPGNHPLSGVKNGIAEVMAYFSQLSKAAFQASPIVMGVNDHFVIDCHQNWSSLEGDHNLNSMSCLLWKIDEGKIVDVYNFPEDQHKVDAFFQAVYGD
- a CDS encoding helix-turn-helix domain-containing protein — translated: MSRQFVSCSSIIDQTTSPFVIYHQQLGCFHSDWHQHAWGQLIYAEKGCVHLTCVGKTILLPGWYGAWIPADTYHKIWSDSVQLHMRAICFPVSPVNNSLNNQLSVFPVSALLREMIRYTEKWSQSDQEELPVNTFLQAIQNLLPEEIKKAIPVCLPSTQHEKLAQVIDYLQLHLSEKVSIQQIARHFGLSVRTLTRLFTQQLGTSFSSFCKIARIMKALELIETGHDNVSQLADLVGYESLSTFSNNFLEICGNRPLHFIQAKKR
- a CDS encoding S8 family peptidase: MRRLLPFATLINVALVGVSLFGCQTDSTLEPTGFSADCLVKASSNNGVAIAGSYIVTYQPTESLPTAPGARIAAAEASAEQFLTHYQVADAQVDVLGSGEQTSFLAHLTTSELERVRLDPTVASIEQDRIMSICNCVDVQTTSTLLWNIRQTGYGRGDLQTTKTAWIIDTGIDLDHPDLNVDTERSRSFVSGQTSADDENGHGTHVAGIIGAKNNNVGITGVASGARLVALRVLDDDGEGRLSGIIQAVNYVTQNGKAGDVVNMSLGGEGISTTLENAILKAANAGILFAIAAGNDSKNSDNYSPARVNHANVFTVSAMSQTNQFASFSNFGNSVDVCAYGVRITSTYKDGKYATLSGTSMAAPHVAGLLFIRGNNLPTHGTVQGDPDGTPDPMAGE